Genomic segment of Candoia aspera isolate rCanAsp1 chromosome 2, rCanAsp1.hap2, whole genome shotgun sequence:
GCTTGAATAGATCAAGGTTGATTGGCTTTTAGAATTGAGCCTACATAAATAGTTGGAGCTGGTAGGTACAGTATATGAGGCACTGGAGAATGGGGTTAGGACATGCATGTACATCCATCCTTACATTCAGTCTCTCACATGTATACACATGCCCTTATACAGCCTTTTCTACCTTTCCCTCCCCTTTTCTGATTATTGTATGGCAAGAGTGAAGTATATGCCCTCTGCATCAGGCTCTTTTCCTGTCTGATGGCTGAAAAGCTGGCCAGCAGAGTATTGTGGGTCAGACTCCACAGACTGCACAGGGAGTGGCCATAGAGTGCTGCTTAGGTATTGAATATATTTTGCTATGCTAGTAAATTAATAGTTGGTACAGTGTAGGATATACTGTATGCTTAGATTTCTAtgtatttttcaataaataatagAGAAAGCTCTTTTTTTGTGTCTTCATgtcaactcctggcaactacctggactagtccctgcagttttcttggcaagattttcagaagtggtttgccattgccttcttcttcctaggactgagagaatgactgcccaaagtcatccagctggcttcgtgcctaaggcaagactaggaCTCatgatctcccggtttctagcctggtgccttaaccactataccaactaACAATACTCAAAACTTCATGTCTTTTTAGTTGAGTCAGTTTTTAATATCTGTGTTGGAGGTATAGGATAATATACCTCCAACACAGGATAATAGGATAATCAGCTCTCTTAAAGAAGTAAGTTGAATTAGATGTTCCTATTAATGTGATGACAATCAGGTGTGAGTTTGAGACACCCTCCTCAATTAAATAAAAGTTGGCTACCTCCTTTGTCCTCCATGACATAGGTTTGCAGAAGTGAATTATGAGCTCAAAGAGATCTCTGTGGATTCAGAAAAAGGGTTGTTTTTGAAATAACAGTGAATTTTGGGCAATATCAGCAAATTCAACAAGAGAATGGCagggtatctgtccatgaactgagGCAAATGAACGAATGTGGATCATGCAACAAAGCAATGGTCCTAAATACATATAAATCTACAACAAAAtggctgaaggagaaaaaaatgtgagTTTTGGAATAGCCAAGTTAAAGCCCTGATGTTAACTCAGTTGAAATATTGTGGCATCACCTGTTTTTGTAAGCCCAAATATCAACGAGTTGAAGCATATCTTTAAAGAGAGATGGGCCAAAATACCTCCAAGCCAATGACAAGATTAACAGATACAGAAAACATTTGGTTGAAGTTATCACTGCTAAAGGAAGTACCATCAATTACTAAATCTTTACAAATATTCCAACAAAGATAGTGAATGTTGGCTTAGTGTGTTCAGTAGACATGATACACTATAccattttgtgtgttttttttaaccagaatCTCTCTATCTACTGACAGGACTTAAATGAAGCTCAAATCACATTGTACATCATAATACTGCAGGATTACAGatagttctaaagaatttgcaaactttttttttttgctgctgtagCTGTCATTTTATACTTGTCACTATTGTATTGTAACTGCTAATCATCATGTCCATGCATATTTGTAGACTCTTTCAAAGCAGGTTTTCCTTGTGGAACCAAAGCCAGTAGGTGGCCCTCAAGATTGTTCTGGGACAAACCTTGCTACCCTCTATTCATTTGTTATGATTTTCCTTCCATTATATTTGTAGTTTGTGTTGATATAGTGTGCTTCCACCTGTGGCTTATCATTCTTATGTATTCCCAATAGTATCCACTATATGTTGCTGAATTATTATCATGTTCCCTCCTAACTTGCCATTTTTCAACTTCCACTTTTTCCAAAGTCTTGGAAAAGCTAAGTGCCTGAGGAAATGTTAGTCATAGCTCAATGGCATGTATGTGACATGGATATTTTTGGATATTTAAATCCCAAAAAACATACCCCCAATGAAAGCAGAAGGTCTTCTGGCACTTTAGTGAATTATGAGATACATTGCACTGAAGATTGTCCTTAGGATCCTCAGAACTCAAGTTGCTTCCAGTAGTCCCGAGGATCCTGAAAACAACTTTGATACTGTGTACCAGAGCTTTTTATGGGAAAATATTCCAACTTTTGCCCTTTCCCATTACAATTGAGAGAGTTGGAATACTATACCCAGAGTAGGTAGCCTAATTGACAGAGTAGAAGACAGTATCTACTGTTCTATGCTCACATTCTTGGGAATAAAACCTAATGTAATCTATGGTATGTTATACTTGCACATTCACTGTACTATGCAGTAGAAAATAATTCATTTGCACATCTGTGTATATGTTGCATGATTGTCTTTTTGCAGGTAGGCACAAATCTTACTGATCTCTCAATAGGAAAGAAGATCACCATTCGGGAGCTAGGAGGATGCATGGGTCCTATCTGGTCCAGTTACTATAGTGACTGCCATGCTGTCCTGGTGAGTGTTCATTTATATATTGTGCATAATTTGGTGGGCgctatttttataataaatttgcaAGGTTATAACTGATTTTATGGCCTTGGCCTTTCTACTTCTACCATTAATTATATGAATAGCTATCCATATCAGTTTTTCTGCTTATATAGATGCAGAGGAATGAAAGATGGAGCTAAATGGTGAAGGCTTGTTTGAAAGGGAGAGTTAGGTTGGATTGGAAGAATGCTGCTTGGAATTATTTTTGGTAGAGTTGAAGATCTTGGACTATTATGTTGATGCTTATCCTGGAATGTTGGAGCTGGCAATAAAGTGCAATACTGTAAATTGAAAAGGATGGTATCTAGTGAAGTCAAGTAAGCAGATCAATGGCAGATGCTtgacagaaagagggaggaagtggAGCAGCTACTCACTGGGCTAGAGTGTTGCAAAGCTTCTTGGAGGCTGTGGGAGCATAATTAGCTGGCATAGTGGCACATGCGGCAAGGAATGCATTTGTCAGCTGAAATGCAGTCCTTGTAAAACTTTTCTTGTCCACAACTTGATGAGCATGCAGACCTAATGTCTATTCCCCAAAACTGGTTGTGAGAGGGCAATGATACTGCTTTCTCAGAAATCTGCCCTCAGGGTTAAAGTTCCTTTATCAACCTTGATGCCTGGGCAGGCAATGGGAAAGATGTTAATCTTTATAGACACCTTACCTATGATCAGGGACTCTCACCTTCCCAGGGGGATGAATGCTTATTTGTTAAATTGGATTGTAGCAACATGATATTGGAGTCACCATGCCTTTTGAAGTTGGGTGACTTCAGCTTCCATGCCCTCAGGTCTGGTTTGAGTAGAGCTCATTTGTTCATGGCCTTCATGGCAACCGTGGGCTTACCCCAAGTAATCTCTGGCATGACACTTTTAGGTGGGAACAAGTTAAATCTCACTTTCGTCTTGGACCAGTTGTGTGATAATCTGGATATGGAAGGCATTTCCATCAGCCCTTTGCCATGGCAAGATCACTTTTTTCTCCAGATGACATTAATTGCCACCTGGGACCTCAGTAGGGCAAACAGACCGAATAGAACAGTCCACCTCAGGTTCTTAATGAATCTGGATATTTTCTGGTGGCACTTGGGGGTTTTCCCAGCAAACTTGTGGATGATTCCACTGAATGTCTGGTTAACCACTAGCAGCAGATGGTGACTCAGAAGTTAGACACAATTGCTCCCTAGTTACCTCACCCTGTTAGCCAATCTCAGTTGGCTTCTCGGTACACCAAAGGCTTTGGAAAATTAAGTGGTAAaggagacacctagagcaccagTGGAGGAAGCCAAAAATCTAATGCAGAACTGATATGAGCTCAAGTTTGAGCCTACTTCATGATGATAAGGGAGGCAAAGTGTAATGACTTCTCCCTTGCTGCATCAGAGGGCTGTTATCCAGCAGCCTTGTTATGGTGGACAATTCCCTTTGAGTGTTTTGGCCTGAAGAGTCAGGCTTTGAATTGGAGAGAGTAAGTATTGACATGTTTTGCCCTTGCAACTTAGGAACCAGCAGgctctcagatatgcagatgaagcTCAGAAAGAACAGGACATATTGGAGGATGAGCCTGCAAGTCTGGAGCAGTCAGGTAATCAGCCACCTGGTACAGAAGCACAGCAGCAAGCTGAGTCACCTGATCTAGacccaagaaggaagaaaattccTCAGCCCTCAAACACATAGAAATATCAGTTGAGTAGAACATAGACATTCAGTGAGGGTCCTCAAAAGAAAGAGATTTGACTCAGGAAAATAGATATGCCTGAATCATATAAAAAATGGGCTTGGGAATCAGATTTCTGTTGGCAAGCAACTTTTCACTCTTGGATCTGACTTTCTGACTGTGTGCTGTTTCTGATTCCCTGTGACCTTTGGACTGGCACAAGAATATACTTAGCTCTGATTCCTGGAACTTGGATTTGTCTGCATGGAAGATTTGTCTGAAGCaatattgtttttcctttcaCATTCCTGTACTGTGGTAAGAGTTATAGCTGCCATAAAGACCTCTGATCTAATTGCTGGCATAGGACATTTAGGGAAAGGAAGGCAGAACGCTCCTTTGACTGTTTAACCCAGCATTTTTGTGAAAGCTGCTCTGATTCATCAAAGTCTGGATTATTTGTGGTCCATCTAGCCATGTTTCCTGGAATAGGTTCTGGCCTTTGAACTTTAATAAAGTGGTTGTCCCTGGTCAATTATGTGCTTCATTCCTGTCTCTCTCGGCTCCTTTGGGTGTCTGGGAGAATGGCAACAGATTGGATCTGGGAGGTGGTCAGTGCTCCACTGAAGGAGTTAATGTCAGCTGccttgaaagaggctgtggtgTGGCTCAAGAGGCTCTCCCTGGACCCATTTGTACTTGATACTTACCACTGTGTCTCTATTCTTCCTTTTGGGGGCATGGTTATTAAAAATGTGGTTGGTATGCAGCTACAGGGTACTTTAGAGCAGAGGTGTTAAACACGTGGGCTGCATGCGGCCCACAGAACTCCAAAGTGCAGCCCAAACCAGATTAAATTGCTCTAGAATATCTTGCCCCTGAAATTTGATCAGCCCCCACTTTATTAGGCTTTCAGAAACTACTGAAAATAGAATTATTCAAGAAGGCGTTTGATTTGTTGCAATTTATTGTTTCTGTTTGCTGGTTATGTCTCTCACTTGAccagtttaatttttaatacattttttttaaaaattgtatttagttTGAATTTATAACTGTGCTATGGGTGCTCTATTACAATTATTATTGTAACCTGCTGAAAGTTTTTTGCcaacatatatttaatatatagatGTAAATGTTTACTGTTTGGGGCTGTTGTTGCTGAGCAAGTGCCCTACTTTTATGCATGGGCTAGAGtgcttgtttattagatttatacggtcacccatctcacagaaactgactctgggtggctaacacaaTGAAAACATCAATACAGTAAcaaatttgattatgtgccattaagtcagtgttgactcttaatgaccacatagataagattttctccaggctaatctggtccttcaggttttccagtggTGCAGTAACAAAATACAGTAAGCAAAAACACatcagaaagcaaaaatgaaaaatggccaAGGATAAACCAATCTGTAACAAATGTATGCAACTCAGAAGCTCAGCTACCTCCCAACCCCCATGCCTGAAAGAAGAGCCAGGTGTTAAGGGCTCTGCAGAGGCCAGCAGGTTTGGGGCTCATCTAATATTGGGAGGAATGGCGCTCCCAAGGGCAGGCAGCACTACATGCTCCTTGGGCCCTGCCAGATGGCACTCCTTAATCAATGGGACCCGGAGCATCTCCCTTCGGCCAGATCTCATGAGGCTGACAGTTGGGGAGAGGCATAGCTTGGTAAGAAAAGCTCAGTATAATCCTAAACCTGTATGTAATGTGTtgtttaaacagatttttataCCTAGGTAtgcatatattatatttattactcATATAGTCTTATATCCTATTGTCTGGGGGAGTATAACATTTTGGGAAAATTGGGCTCCAATTGCACAGGAAAAGATTTATGCATGTTTTGTATTCACGTTGTGCTAAATTTTTATGTATTCTAGTTTTGACATATGGCAAGCAACAAAACTAGTGAAATAAACCACCTTATACAGTACTCCAGAATATCATTAAGTATATGGCTCCCTCTCTCCTGCAGTACATGATTGATGCTGCCAATCCTACCCAGGTTTCCTCATCCTGTGTCCAGCTTCTGTCCCTCCTTTCTGCTGAACAGCTAACATCAGTTCCTGTCCTCCTCATTTTCAACAAAATGTAAGAAAATTAAGTTGAATTTCCACATGAAAGACTTACATGGGTGGCTTTTGTCAATTCAACAGATAGAAATGGGTAtgtaactatttttttcccctcactgtTCTGATTCTAGTGACTTACCATGCTACATGTCCCTAGTGGAGATGAAGTCGTTACTCCGAATCCAGGATATCATTGCTTGTGCCAAACAGGCTATCACTGTGGTCGAGATCAGTGCACGGGATGGCAGGGGCTTATCCGATGTAACGAAGTGGTTTCAATCCACCCTGCGTGATTAAAGTTGGAGTCTGGTAATGCCAGGAAGCAGAGCTGTTTCCTGCAGGCAGTGGATCAACATTGCAGCGTAGATATGAAATACGTGATTTAAATTATTCAGTGGATTGCCTCTTAACTGGCAAATTGGATCGCTGCTACTGTAGATGCATTGAAAGGGAACACGTTGTAGCTTCTAACTGTAAGCGCAGCATTTTTCTCTAGGTATTTGCATAAATGAAATAATGGCAAATAGAATATGGCTGTAACAGGGGCACCCATTAGGTTTTGTAGGTAACATGAAATTTAATTTCAGTCATATGTTTCTGTGCTTTGTATTATTTTATGGTTCATGAAGCCAGATTTGATGGAAGTACAGGGCGAACAAAATCCAGTTCCATAACACACTAGAAATTCAGATTGCTCAAGCCTGAGTAATCACTTTCAAGAATTTGTGTGCATTGTCTGTTTTAGTTGTCAATAGTTTTAACTATTTTCTACAACAAGAATCACCTAACTTTGACGACCAAAAATTCACAATCCTAACCACCATTAACATGATGGGCTTTAGCAGATGGCTTTTGCCAATGGTGAAATTTGTGCCGTTCCTCAGCCAGAAATTCCATTCAGACCAGTATACAGAGGGAACACTGACCTACTGTATTAAATACCATATCCAGTATTTGCTGCACTGTATACTGTTAATTTTCTATGAGATACATTAGAAATAAGTTAACGCTGGTGTTTCCTTTGATTTGTTCAATCTCATATTCTTGGAATTCAGGTTTTTGGTGAGTTCATACCATCATGTGAACCACATTAGCTGAGTCATGTGGCACCACCAAAAACAAAGTCTAGAATGGTTCAGTAGATAAGAGTTGAATTATGTGGGTATGCAATGTAGCAATTCTAAAGTTCTGCATGACTCAATAATTCCTTCAGCCAATTAAAAGTTGTAAAGTTATGATGTAACAACATGAGCGCCTTATAAATCTTGAATGTATTCTATTTAAACCTCAGTTCTTCTGTCACTCTTTCACTTCAAACTTTTATCCTCCCAGCTTTCCATTTTATTCTCTTGTAGCCTTCATCAGACCCACTAGCCTGTGTTatttgaatgcatttatttatttattccaattcATAGACTCTCCAGAGTCTCTGAATGGCTTACGAGAAACCAAATATACACTAGGGTTAAAAGTAATAAGGAATATTTACAAAATGAATGCTGACATCCAACCCAGTGTACTTACTGCTGGGCAATCACAAAGTGGCAGAACTAGAGGGTACCTGCAGATGACATCCTCTTCCTGATCTCACAAAATGGGTGGATTCAACCCAGTAGAGCTGAATCTCCCATCTCTTGACATGCTGTGTCCCTCTATATTCACCCTCCATAAACACCCAGATTAATGGGAGCTTTAATGAATTGCACTGAATTCCTAATACCAAAAGCCTGTTGATTACGAACTCAATGCAGTTGAAAGCTATGAACTATTCTACGTAACGCTGCCACTTTTTCTCACTGGTGTTTTCATCCCAATGCTCCAAATTAGACATTTAAATatctatttgaaataaatatttcacagAACAAAAACTATTGTTAATGATTAAGCAACTCTTACAGCACCATTCTGTACATTACTCATtactttacttttattgtattgaaattTACTAGCAACTTTGTCTTAGTAATTTGTTCTTTACAAGGTATTTCATTTGCAGGCCAAAATAAATTATAGTCTCCCTGAGGAATTAGGTTGGGCTCAGGGAATACGCAAAGAAGTAGGGCGGGTAAGAAAAGGCTGCTCCCCTCCAAGACCTAGAGCTGGCATTAGTCCTGTTATATTGCTTCCTGAAGATTTGCTTTGATTCAAAAGCATACTTCCTAATTTATTATTAAAGTAGAATTTCCAGTTGTATGAATTCAAGCAAGCACAGACTACTGTATCCTTAATGTTCAACATGGATAGATTGGTGATATGACATGTCCAGAAACGGGGTTAGTATCTGCAGCTCCACCGCCAGTTTCAGTCTTAACATATTTGGCAGAACATTTTGCACAGCTGAGGTAAAGAACATGGGATTTTATGATGGGATAACATACATGCACCATTCAGTGGAACTCCTTTCCTTAATTTCCATAAGGCATTAGCTGGTAGAGCAGCTAGAATTTTTCAGTGAGTTATGAGTGCACATCTTAGATTGCAaagttttattgaaaaaaaaaacgttCTTTGCCCTCACTATTACACACATTGATTCCCCCTTTCACTCACCTGGCTCTTGTGGCTTAGAGGTGGTCAGACAATTCTAAAAAGAAAGTTGCAGGTTTTATTTACTGTCTAGAACATAGAAATTGTGAAAAGTGCCCTATAACTGTACACCCCAGttccacaaagaaaataaaagtgagGTAGCACCAAGTTAAGATTTCCTCTACAGATTAGTGCTCCCACTTGAAGTGCAAATATATTCAGAGGGCATGAGCTAAAATGCAGGCATGCACAATCATGTTAGAGTAACTACACACTATGAGAACTTAACAAAAGACAACGGTTCACCATCAGCCAATTAACAACAAGGGAATTAAAAGGGAATGTAATTTACTTTCAGGTAACTAGGGTGCTTTCCAAAAACAgtcatttttaataatattaagcCATGAGATCCCTTACAAGAAAGATTTCTTTCCAGCAACTGTGTACACTCTCCATGTGGGATCATGGATCTCATAATCCTGGCAAAACTAACTACTAGGACCATCGCACATTTTAAAAGATCAGTTTGAATTTCCTGTTATAAAAATTCTCTGTAAAAATCTTCAGGTAGTTCAGGAGCTCTTGGTCTGGTTCAGGGAAAGTTTCCATTTGCCTGAGGACAGAAACTGGAATGGCCAGCAAACAGTAAGAATATAACTTCTTCAACTGAAGGTAGACAACATTCATGTGCAGGAAGCCTGAAGGGAGACAAGAGTGTCAGATGTCTTCAGCAGCATGAACATGTTCATCAGACTTTTTCTGGTGGGTCCCATATCCATGTTCCCTTTCCTAAGGAACCCTTCAGGGAAAGGTTCACCTGGTACATTCGCTGAGGAAGATGCGAAGGAAAAATGGAGCTGTAATGTAATACGAAAATTAGTGATGCTCTTACAGTCAATATAACGAACAATGCATGTCCTAATGAGAATACGTTTTTCAGTCCTTTGCAAAATACGGCCCATCCTTATCTTTGCTTGTAAATATAATACTTGAAAGAATTACTATATAATGTCCTCTAGCATCCCATGTGTTGAATAGATGATCTAAAGACTTCTAGTATCCATATGTAACCAAATATAATATCAGCACAAGCCTCTGTTATAATgtgctttctcctccctcccccagacCCCCATCATCATTTCCCTGCCTGCCATTACTTCTGATGGCAGGGAGTACTTTTAGTCTTGAGCCTTAACGGAAGAAAAAAACTTATTAGGGAAAAGTTAGTCATAGCAAGATTTTAGCATCCACTTGTTCATGTTGCTGCTTAAGTCATCCTCCTTCCATAGAAAGTGGCAGCAGTCACGGCAACACACTATCCTAAGGGTAATGGGATAGTCTTtctcatttgtgtgtgtgcatggcaAAAACAAGAGATAAGTGCCTTCCTCGTTATGAACCCAGGAGGGAAATCTATTTGCTTCTGATCCTGTAATTTTCTGATCAAAATTTGGTAATTCACTATTGTTCATTGAAGGGCTTAGGAAAACCTATAGCCTGCCCTTCATATTTTTGTCcactaaaagagaaaaaacagaaaaaaaaactattgcaaCATTCCAAAACTGAACTGCAAAACGTGAGGTCACAAGCTGTGTGGATTTAGCATAGGCTGTATAGTTTCAGCAAAGCTTTTAGCCAACTTCTTGGGTCCCCTCTTTGGTGTAGCAGTGTCCTGTCACTTTTATGGAACTTTCTgattaattccaaagtcttacCTCATTTTCACCCTGTTGCCCTTTCATTTTTCATATATAGTATGAAGTCTTTGAATGAGAAACTTCTTGTCTTCTCCTTCCTGGAACACAAGAGACATTTAAGATGAGCAGTGGGAAACTGACTATCTTAACAGAATGTGGGCATTATGAATGCTTAAGCGAATGCAATGTAGGATCACTTGGCTTTTTTCCTAATACAGCTGGATTTTACTTATGCTCCTTTGACTGGCAAACTAGGTACAGACGGGAGAGCCATATACCGTGCAGGTACCTGGAATGGGAGGTCCATTTTGTCTGTACAGCTTTGTGCACAGTTTGAAGCCCCGTCCTCCCAATTACCTAGCTAGAACTAGTGGAAGTTGGGCCATGCAGGAAGACAAGctcttttttcctaaaaaagtCACAAAGAAAAGCAGACTGAGTTGGGGTGGTGTAATCAAATGGCGAATGCTCCCAATTTTGGCAATCACCATTTAGTTACCCATTTTGGTTGAAAGTTTTTGAGGAAAATTGATAAACAATTAGTGTTAATAATTAATTGTACAGTTTTGCTCTCCATTTTCCAacataaaaaatgaatattttttgttAGCTGCCATATAACAAAGTACTACAGAAAACCAAACACACTTTTCTTTGGATCAATGGTTTTTACAAGTGTAGAAAACAGCACTGCCTGAGAATTAATACAGTAAAGTTTCTAAGTTTTCAATCATATTTAGTCTCCATTTTTTTAGTCAGTGCAATCAAGTAACACCTAATTATTTTATCCCTGTCTAAAATTGTCTTTTTAcatagaaatattgaaaatagatagggatgtgcaaaatggtTTGTGCCCAGAACTGCtggtttgggggagggggcttgtGTCCAAATCAAAATGCGTGTTTGCTCTGGAAATGGAACAAATTGGACCTGTTTTAGATAGAAGTGTGTCAATTGGGAGGGTAAGGATGGGGGAAAGCTAATGACCCTGGTGAAGGCTCTGGAAGATGTGGGGTTGTGTGGATGATGGTATAAGATGTGCTGAGCATGCTTCTAAATCCAGAATTTTATATTTGTGTGTTTCAAATGAATGTATGCATAATCTCAAATTATGCAGGTTTTAAAAATTTGCTTTAGGGTACCTTCTATTTTTCTgataggatttcttttttttttctttctttttcttactaatGCTTCTTATTCATTATATGTTTAAATTAAAAGTGTTTGAAAGGAGAGCAACTCCCCTTCAGCACTCACATTGGCAATCTGCTCCttcaataatgaaattattcTCCGCAGACCCTTTACCACCTCAATGGTGAAATAGATCACAGCACTGTAAAAGACAAATTGCAGAATGTGACACTTATGCTGACAAATTAAGCAACACAGAAGAACAACATGCACCCCAAAAAAGGTGAGAGAATTGCCAAGTGGAAATGGCTTTGCCCAGTATTTTCAAACAGATAATAGGGAGGGTACTCCTTTAGAGTAACAAGAGCAATCAATGACCTAAGACCAGATAAGCCAGCACACCCAAAACATGACTTCCAGTGAGCATCTTGAGACCTCACCCACTATGTGGAGATAGCATCAGGAAcggccttgaagggcaggaggaagagccgctaccaaggcaatgatcagacgaGCGCAGCCTGAGCCCATTCCAAGGGatgtctcagacaggcccctccctagttcacatgaagataaagtgaggaagcacgttcagacttgcaagattctgtcactgtagcTGTTAACAGTAAAAGTAGCCCTGACCGAcatatatggcattggtttcttactCTGGTCTACCTTACAGGGCTGACATTGTGAGATATATGGACACAAAACATGCCACATCACTATGGGTGTAAGTATATAGTAGTTACATTGTGAACAAGCAATTCTTTGGCATCAACCGttcagcagaaaataaaacattttttttctggttcctGAATTTTcattgaaagaaaaatacaaagtctCAACAAACAAAACCTAAAAATAATAGCAAATTTCAAGATCTTAATAATATAATGTATCTTACATCTAATTAaactagtattttaaaaaaaactctcaaCTAAATTTCAAGTATTTTACTTAGTTTTGCATAGACTATTCAACAAACGGGAGCTTCTAAATATTAAAAAACCTACCTCATTCCAAATGTAATTATGGGGGGGGgagattgggggagatgggcggtgatataaatttaatcaatttaataaataaattatacctgCACTATTTTTTCTGCAGAGATCACCTCATACACATCATTTTCTATGTAACCATGCTGCTTTATCAGCCTCAGTCCTTATTCCTTTTAATAACTCAAAAATCTGTATTTCATGTTGGATAATTAGTTTAATTCTGAATCACACTGTGGATCAGGGATTACTAACTTAACAGTTACCACAAATACAAATATGTAAATTAGAGAGGTGTATATAAAGTCATTTTATGCATCTATATTATATCTATTAACTAATAAGTAAAcattttaagagccagtttggtgtagcagttaaggcatcaggctagaaaccggggggaccatgagttctagtcccgcctgaggcacaacgccagctgggtgaccttgagccagtcactttctttcagccctagggaggaggcaatggcaaaccacttccgaaaaaccttgcc
This window contains:
- the ARL16 gene encoding ADP-ribosylation factor-like protein 16 isoform X2, with the protein product MGPIWSSYYSDCHAVLYMIDAANPTQVSSSCVQLLSLLSAEQLTSVPVLLIFNKIDLPCYMSLVEMKSLLRIQDIIACAKQAITVVEISARDGRGLSDVTKWFQSTLRD
- the ARL16 gene encoding ADP-ribosylation factor-like protein 16 isoform X1, which codes for MADTAELQRWCQGPWRATSYIANGKKITIRELGGCMGPIWSSYYSDCHAVLYMIDAANPTQVSSSCVQLLSLLSAEQLTSVPVLLIFNKIDLPCYMSLVEMKSLLRIQDIIACAKQAITVVEISARDGRGLSDVTKWFQSTLRD